From Serinicoccus profundi, the proteins below share one genomic window:
- a CDS encoding ZIP family metal transporter — MLLALAVTLLAGLSTCLGGLLGVRSSVVRPGVLAAALAFAARLMLTISLLQIAPASVRSLSTVVDASTALAAVLGVMALGATVVLALGRLLPHGSGHVGAEAATPDVRGLDPGLLRSGVLIALVVGLHNLPEGLATFVSTLEDPAGGLVLAVAIAIHNVPEGLAVAAPIYAATRSRSQALLWATLSGLAEPLGGLLGYLLLRSLLPPGWLDLSLALVAGMMIAVSLLELLPGARRYAVGHREVLVGLFLGAVVMVVSLVLLRL; from the coding sequence GTGCTCCTCGCCCTGGCCGTCACGCTCCTGGCCGGCCTGTCCACCTGCCTGGGTGGGCTGCTCGGGGTCCGGTCGTCCGTGGTCCGGCCCGGCGTCCTCGCGGCGGCGCTGGCGTTCGCGGCCCGTCTCATGCTGACGATCTCGCTGCTGCAGATCGCTCCCGCGTCGGTGCGCAGCCTCAGCACGGTAGTCGACGCCTCGACGGCCCTCGCCGCGGTGCTCGGGGTGATGGCGCTCGGTGCGACGGTGGTGCTGGCCCTCGGTCGGCTGCTCCCGCACGGTTCCGGCCACGTGGGGGCTGAGGCCGCGACCCCGGACGTCCGCGGGCTGGACCCGGGCCTGCTGCGCAGCGGGGTGCTCATCGCGCTCGTCGTGGGGCTGCACAACCTGCCGGAGGGGTTGGCGACCTTCGTCTCGACGCTGGAGGACCCGGCCGGCGGGCTCGTGCTGGCGGTAGCCATCGCCATCCACAACGTGCCCGAGGGGCTGGCCGTGGCGGCGCCGATCTACGCCGCGACGCGCAGCCGCTCGCAGGCCCTGCTGTGGGCCACCCTCAGCGGGCTGGCGGAGCCGCTCGGTGGGCTCCTGGGCTATCTCCTCCTGCGCAGCCTGCTGCCGCCGGGCTGGCTGGACCTCTCGCTCGCCCTCGTGGCGGGCATGATGATCGCGGTCAGCCTGCTCGAGCTGCTGCCCGGTGCGCGGAGGTATGCCGTCGGTCACCGCGAGGTGCTGGTCGGCCTCTTCCTCGGCGCGGTGGTCATGGTGGTCTCGCTGGTCCTGCTGCGCCTCTGA
- the clpB gene encoding ATP-dependent chaperone ClpB, with protein MDLNLTTKAQEALSTAVRDAAAAGHAQVEPAHLVAALAQQGDTTTAPLLEAAGGSAADARAAAAAALRSLPTASGSSMGNPGLSRAMHGVVKQAQDAMSAMGDSFVSTDHLLLALARSGALPGVDAAALEQRIPALRGGKRVDSADPESTFDALGKYGTDLTAMAREGKLDPVIGRDSEIRRVVQVLSRRTKNNPVLIGDPGVGKTAVVEGLAQRIVAGDVPESLRDKTLISLDLGSMVAGAKYRGEFEERLKAVLAEITGSDGQVVTFIDELHTVVGAGASGDSSMDAGNMLKPLLARGELRMVGATTLDEYRENIEKDPALERRFQQVFVGEPSVEDTVAILRGLKERYEAHHKVAIADSALVAAADLSDRYISGRQLPDKAIDLVDEAASRLRMEIDSSPVEIDELQRQVDRLTMEEMHLAREDDDASRARLAKLRADLADRREELAALTARWEAEKGGLNRVGELKARLDDLRTQAERLQRQGDYEGASRLLYGEIPAAETQLVAAQEEESALSVETQGVPMVKDEVGADDIADVISAWTGIPAGRLLEGETEKLLRMEDVLAERLIGQRLAVRTVSDAVRRARAGISDPDRPTGSFLFLGPTGVGKTELAKSLADFLFDDERAMVRIDMSEYAERHAVARLIGAPPGYIGYDEGGQLTEAVRRRPYSVVLLDEVEKAHPETFDILLQVLDDGRLTDGQGRTVDFRNVILVMTSNLGSQYLIDPTTDQETKREQVMGAVRANFKPEFLNRLDEVVIFDPLSQDELATIVGLQVAELGRRLEGRRIGLEVTDAASRWLAERGFDPAYGARPLRRLVQTQIGDRLARGLLAGEVRDGAQVVVDVDESGGDLLLR; from the coding sequence ATGGATCTCAACCTCACCACCAAGGCCCAGGAGGCGCTGTCGACCGCGGTGCGCGACGCCGCCGCTGCCGGGCACGCCCAGGTCGAGCCGGCCCACCTCGTGGCCGCGCTGGCCCAGCAGGGCGACACCACCACCGCACCGCTGCTCGAGGCGGCGGGAGGCTCAGCGGCCGACGCGCGCGCCGCCGCGGCCGCCGCGCTGCGCTCGCTGCCGACCGCCAGCGGCTCCAGCATGGGCAACCCGGGGCTGTCCCGCGCCATGCACGGCGTAGTCAAGCAGGCCCAGGACGCCATGAGCGCGATGGGCGACTCCTTCGTCTCGACCGACCACCTGCTGCTCGCGCTCGCGCGCTCCGGCGCCCTCCCCGGAGTGGACGCCGCCGCGCTCGAGCAGCGGATCCCCGCCCTGCGCGGAGGCAAGCGGGTGGACTCCGCCGATCCCGAGTCCACCTTCGACGCCCTGGGCAAGTACGGCACCGACCTCACCGCGATGGCGCGCGAGGGCAAGCTCGACCCGGTCATCGGCCGCGACTCCGAGATCCGCAGGGTCGTCCAGGTGCTCTCCCGTCGCACCAAGAACAACCCGGTCCTCATCGGCGACCCCGGCGTCGGCAAGACCGCCGTCGTCGAGGGGCTGGCCCAGCGGATCGTCGCCGGAGACGTGCCCGAGTCGCTGCGCGACAAGACGCTCATCTCCCTCGACCTCGGCTCGATGGTCGCGGGCGCGAAGTACCGCGGCGAGTTCGAGGAGCGGCTCAAGGCGGTGCTCGCCGAGATCACCGGCAGCGACGGCCAGGTGGTCACCTTCATCGACGAGCTGCATACCGTCGTCGGCGCGGGCGCGAGCGGCGACTCCTCGATGGACGCCGGCAACATGCTCAAGCCGCTGCTCGCCCGTGGCGAGCTGCGGATGGTCGGCGCCACGACGCTGGATGAGTACCGCGAGAACATCGAGAAGGACCCGGCCCTGGAGCGCCGCTTCCAGCAGGTCTTCGTCGGTGAGCCCTCGGTCGAGGACACCGTCGCCATCCTGCGCGGCCTCAAGGAGAGGTATGAGGCGCACCACAAGGTCGCCATCGCCGACTCCGCGCTCGTCGCCGCCGCGGACCTGTCCGACCGCTACATCAGCGGACGCCAGCTGCCGGACAAGGCCATCGACCTCGTCGACGAGGCCGCCTCCCGGCTGCGGATGGAGATCGACTCCTCCCCGGTCGAGATCGACGAGCTGCAGCGGCAGGTGGACCGCCTGACGATGGAGGAGATGCACCTCGCCCGCGAGGACGACGACGCCTCCCGCGCGCGGCTGGCCAAGCTGCGCGCCGACCTCGCCGACCGGCGCGAGGAGCTCGCCGCGCTCACCGCCCGCTGGGAGGCCGAGAAGGGTGGGCTCAACCGCGTCGGTGAGCTCAAGGCGCGGCTGGACGACCTGCGCACCCAGGCCGAGCGGCTGCAGCGGCAGGGCGACTACGAGGGTGCCTCGCGGCTGCTCTACGGCGAGATCCCGGCCGCCGAGACCCAGCTCGTCGCGGCGCAGGAGGAGGAGTCGGCGCTGAGCGTCGAGACCCAGGGCGTGCCGATGGTCAAGGACGAGGTGGGCGCCGACGACATCGCCGACGTCATCTCCGCCTGGACGGGCATCCCCGCCGGCCGGCTGCTCGAGGGCGAGACGGAGAAGCTGCTGCGGATGGAGGACGTCCTCGCCGAGCGGCTCATCGGGCAGCGGCTCGCGGTGCGCACGGTGAGCGACGCGGTCCGCCGCGCGCGGGCCGGGATCTCCGACCCCGACCGGCCGACCGGGTCCTTCCTCTTCCTCGGCCCGACCGGCGTCGGCAAGACCGAGCTGGCCAAGAGCCTGGCCGACTTTCTCTTCGACGACGAGCGGGCGATGGTCCGGATCGACATGTCGGAGTATGCCGAGCGGCACGCGGTCGCGCGCCTCATCGGAGCGCCGCCCGGCTACATCGGCTACGACGAGGGCGGCCAGCTGACCGAGGCCGTCCGCCGCCGGCCCTACTCCGTCGTGCTGCTGGACGAGGTGGAGAAGGCCCACCCGGAGACCTTCGACATCCTGCTGCAGGTGCTCGACGACGGTCGCCTCACCGACGGCCAGGGCCGCACCGTGGACTTCCGCAACGTCATCCTCGTCATGACCTCCAACCTCGGCAGCCAGTACCTCATCGACCCCACCACCGACCAGGAGACCAAGCGTGAGCAGGTCATGGGTGCCGTCCGCGCCAACTTCAAGCCCGAGTTCCTCAACCGGCTCGACGAGGTCGTCATCTTCGACCCGCTGAGCCAGGACGAGCTGGCCACCATCGTCGGCCTCCAGGTCGCCGAGCTGGGCCGCCGCCTGGAGGGCCGCCGGATCGGGCTCGAGGTGACCGACGCGGCCTCCCGGTGGCTGGCCGAGCGTGGCTTCGACCCCGCCTACGGGGCCCGGCCGCTGCGCCGCCTGGTGCAGACCCAGATCGGGGACCGGCTGGCCCGGGGGCTGCTTGCCGGCGAGGTCCGGGACGGCGCACAGGTCGTCGTCGACGTCGACGAGAGCGGAGGCGACCTGCTCCTGCGCTGA
- the pstS gene encoding phosphate ABC transporter substrate-binding protein PstS — MAASLTLAACGNDDPTANAEGGSGSEDSSAEEGGSEEMSGDVLASGASSQEAAMTAWIAGYSEVQPEVTLQYNSVGSGAGRENLIAGASDFVGSDAYLDEEEREAVKESCGEGGALHIPVYISPVAVPYNLPGVDNLQLSADTLAQIMNQDITTWNDPAIAEDNPDAELPDTEITVVHRSDDSGTTENFMEYLSAAAPDSWPHEADAAWPVPAEAAAQNTGVIQVINDNEGTIGYADASVVTGQSAAVGVGEEFVDFSPEAAAKVVDASEPADTGVEGDMALELARDTTESGAYPIVLVSYHIACTSYDDPERANLVKDVLTYVVSEEGQQAAADAAGSAPISADTREKALALIDTIQGG, encoded by the coding sequence ATGGCGGCCTCCCTCACGCTTGCTGCCTGCGGCAACGACGACCCCACCGCCAACGCGGAGGGCGGCTCCGGCTCCGAGGACTCCAGCGCGGAGGAGGGCGGCTCCGAGGAGATGTCCGGCGACGTGCTCGCCTCCGGCGCCTCCTCGCAGGAGGCCGCGATGACCGCCTGGATCGCCGGTTACAGCGAGGTCCAGCCCGAGGTCACCCTGCAGTACAACTCCGTCGGGTCCGGCGCCGGCCGGGAGAACCTCATCGCCGGCGCCTCCGACTTCGTCGGTTCCGACGCCTACCTCGACGAGGAGGAGCGCGAGGCCGTCAAGGAGTCGTGCGGTGAGGGTGGCGCCTTGCACATCCCGGTCTACATCTCCCCGGTCGCCGTGCCCTACAACCTGCCCGGTGTCGACAACCTGCAGCTCTCGGCCGACACGCTGGCCCAGATCATGAACCAGGACATCACGACCTGGAACGACCCGGCCATCGCCGAGGACAACCCCGACGCCGAGCTGCCCGACACCGAGATCACCGTCGTGCACCGCTCCGACGACTCGGGCACGACCGAGAACTTCATGGAGTACCTCTCGGCCGCCGCCCCCGACTCCTGGCCGCACGAGGCGGACGCCGCCTGGCCGGTCCCGGCCGAGGCCGCCGCGCAGAACACCGGCGTCATCCAGGTGATCAATGACAACGAGGGCACCATCGGGTATGCCGACGCCTCGGTCGTCACCGGCCAGTCCGCCGCGGTGGGCGTCGGCGAGGAGTTCGTCGACTTCTCCCCGGAGGCCGCCGCCAAGGTGGTCGACGCCTCCGAGCCGGCCGACACCGGCGTCGAGGGCGACATGGCCCTGGAGCTGGCCCGCGACACCACCGAGTCCGGTGCCTACCCGATCGTCCTGGTCAGCTACCACATCGCCTGCACCTCCTACGACGACCCGGAGCGGGCCAACCTCGTCAAGGACGTCCTGACCTACGTCGTCTCCGAGGAGGGCCAGCAGGCGGCGGCCGACGCCGCCGGCTCCGCGCCGATCTCCGCGGACACCCGCGAGAAGGCGTTGGCCCTCATCGACACCATCCAGGGCGGCTGA
- the pstA gene encoding phosphate ABC transporter permease PstA, protein MSTPTQTPASPPSGGDIHHSRLDDVSGIVPSQVHPAGRRPAIVIASLAAVLALVLWLGLGLHVAAALLLSFVLYLGAIYATYRRIGGARVAVDHLVRSLVYFAFVCAVVPLASVLWTVIGQGAGRAFDPDFLNQTMNGVTGLNDQEYAEGSAGFVGGAYHAIMGTLLITGLATLISVPIGMFTAIYLVEYGAGGRLGRGIRFLVDVMTGIPSIVAGLFAFALFTQIFGIRDAKMGLAGAVALSVLMIPTVVRNSEEMLRIVPNELREAALALGVPKWRTIAKVVLPTAASGLASGVTLAIARVIGETAPLLVAIGYARGLNWNPFDGPMNTLAVYAYFMFTKPLSPAVREPSLERAWAAALLLVLLVIALNLLARLIATLFAPKTGR, encoded by the coding sequence ATGAGCACGCCTACCCAGACCCCCGCCTCACCACCCTCCGGTGGCGACATCCACCACTCCCGGCTGGACGACGTCAGCGGCATCGTGCCCTCGCAGGTGCACCCTGCCGGGCGTCGCCCGGCGATCGTCATCGCGAGCCTGGCCGCCGTGCTGGCCCTGGTGCTCTGGCTCGGCCTCGGCCTCCACGTCGCCGCGGCTCTGCTCCTGTCCTTCGTGCTCTACCTCGGCGCGATCTACGCGACCTACCGCCGGATCGGTGGGGCGCGGGTCGCCGTCGACCACCTCGTCCGCAGCCTGGTCTACTTCGCCTTCGTCTGCGCAGTCGTGCCGCTGGCCTCGGTGCTGTGGACGGTGATCGGCCAGGGGGCTGGCCGCGCCTTCGACCCCGACTTCCTCAACCAGACGATGAACGGCGTCACCGGGCTCAACGACCAGGAGTATGCCGAGGGCAGCGCAGGCTTCGTGGGCGGTGCCTACCACGCCATCATGGGCACGCTGCTCATCACCGGCCTGGCCACCCTCATCTCGGTCCCGATCGGCATGTTCACCGCGATCTACCTCGTCGAGTACGGCGCCGGCGGGCGGCTGGGCCGGGGCATCCGCTTCCTCGTCGACGTCATGACCGGCATCCCCTCGATCGTCGCCGGCCTCTTCGCCTTCGCCCTCTTCACCCAGATCTTCGGGATCCGGGACGCCAAGATGGGTCTGGCCGGAGCGGTGGCGCTGTCGGTGCTCATGATCCCGACGGTGGTGCGCAACAGCGAGGAGATGCTGCGCATCGTGCCCAACGAGCTGCGCGAGGCCGCCCTGGCGCTGGGGGTGCCCAAGTGGCGCACCATCGCCAAGGTGGTCCTGCCGACGGCGGCCTCCGGGCTGGCCTCCGGCGTGACCCTGGCCATCGCCCGCGTCATCGGCGAGACGGCGCCCCTGCTCGTGGCCATCGGCTACGCGCGCGGCCTCAACTGGAACCCCTTCGACGGCCCGATGAACACCCTGGCCGTCTACGCCTACTTCATGTTCACCAAGCCGCTCAGCCCGGCGGTGCGGGAGCCGAGCCTGGAGCGCGCGTGGGCCGCCGCGCTGCTGCTCGTCCTGCTCGTCATCGCCCTCAACCTGCTCGCCCGGCTCATCGCCACGCTGTTCGCGCCGAAGACCGGCCGCTGA
- the pstB gene encoding phosphate ABC transporter ATP-binding protein PstB: protein MSKRIDVTDLDIFYGDFHAVKDVTMSIEPRSVTAFIGPSGCGKSTFLRTLNRMHEVIPGARVEGQVAIDGQNLYDRTVDPVDVRRQVGMVFQRPNPFPTMSIKENVLAGVRLNSKRISGKAADELTEKALRGANLWNEVKDRLDKPGSGLSGGQQQRLCIARAIAIQPEVILMDEPCSALDPISTLAIEDLINELKVDYTVVIVTHNMQQAARVSDKTGFFNLEATGKPGELVEYDSTQNIFNNPSQQATEDYISGRFG from the coding sequence ATGTCCAAGCGCATCGACGTCACCGACCTCGACATCTTCTACGGCGACTTCCACGCCGTGAAGGACGTCACCATGTCGATCGAGCCCCGCTCGGTCACCGCCTTCATCGGCCCCTCCGGCTGCGGCAAGTCGACCTTCCTGCGGACCCTCAACCGCATGCACGAGGTCATCCCGGGTGCCCGGGTCGAGGGTCAGGTCGCCATCGACGGCCAGAACCTCTACGACCGCACGGTGGACCCGGTGGACGTGCGGCGCCAGGTCGGCATGGTCTTCCAGCGGCCCAACCCGTTCCCGACGATGTCCATCAAGGAGAACGTCCTCGCCGGGGTGCGGCTCAACAGCAAGCGCATCTCGGGCAAGGCCGCCGACGAGCTCACCGAGAAGGCGCTGCGCGGGGCCAACCTGTGGAACGAGGTCAAGGACCGGCTCGACAAGCCCGGGTCGGGCCTGTCCGGTGGTCAGCAGCAGCGGCTGTGCATCGCCCGCGCGATCGCCATCCAGCCCGAGGTCATCCTCATGGACGAGCCGTGCTCGGCCCTGGACCCGATCTCGACCCTGGCGATCGAGGACCTCATCAACGAGCTCAAGGTCGACTACACCGTCGTCATCGTCACCCACAACATGCAGCAGGCCGCGCGGGTGTCGGACAAGACCGGCTTCTTCAACCTCGAGGCGACCGGCAAGCCCGGCGAGCTCGTGGAGTACGACTCCACCCAGAACATCTTCAACAACCCCAGCCAGCAGGCGACCGAGGACTACATCTCCGGCCGCTTCGGCTGA
- a CDS encoding LppX_LprAFG lipoprotein gives MKSLVGRHTRTRGVGAVLAATALVLVGCSDDTEETATTSAPPPPTAADRLAQAHDVLVEAGSVSMTLAGADLPEDETSYIISAEGSGTMEPPAFDGTITAVVAGVQADIPTVALDGELWVKLPYVPAHVNTDPAELGVPDPATLFDPEVGLVGLLDQTGDPEFGERARAGSEVVQEVVGTLPGEAVTDLLYVGDAESDFDVTYGLVEESWEVRSVEITGPFYPPTTSTYTVTLDAYGEPVTVTKP, from the coding sequence ATGAAGTCACTGGTCGGACGGCATACGCGCACCCGGGGCGTGGGGGCGGTGCTCGCGGCGACCGCGCTCGTCCTCGTGGGTTGCAGCGACGACACCGAGGAGACCGCGACCACCTCGGCGCCACCTCCACCCACGGCCGCCGACCGGCTCGCCCAGGCGCACGACGTCCTCGTGGAGGCGGGCTCGGTGAGCATGACGCTGGCCGGTGCGGACCTGCCCGAGGACGAGACGTCCTACATCATCAGCGCCGAGGGCTCGGGGACGATGGAGCCCCCGGCCTTCGACGGCACGATCACCGCCGTCGTCGCGGGCGTGCAGGCGGACATCCCGACGGTCGCGCTGGACGGCGAGCTGTGGGTGAAGCTCCCCTACGTCCCCGCCCACGTCAACACCGACCCCGCCGAGCTGGGCGTGCCCGACCCGGCGACCCTCTTCGACCCCGAGGTGGGACTGGTCGGTCTGCTCGACCAGACGGGGGACCCAGAGTTCGGCGAGCGGGCCCGGGCCGGGTCGGAGGTCGTGCAGGAGGTCGTCGGGACGCTCCCCGGCGAGGCGGTGACCGACCTGCTCTACGTCGGTGACGCGGAGTCCGACTTCGACGTGACCTACGGCCTGGTCGAGGAGTCCTGGGAGGTGCGCAGCGTGGAGATCACCGGCCCCTTCTACCCGCCGACCACCTCGACCTACACCGTGACCCTGGACGCCTACGGCGAGCCGGTCACCGTGACCAAGCCCTGA